A section of the Geoalkalibacter ferrihydriticus DSM 17813 genome encodes:
- a CDS encoding VacJ family lipoprotein: MRISVLILSLLMALFTTSPLGAQELVDPTAARTLPADEDGFDEIFLVTPDPLEPFNRAMFWVNDKLYFYLLKPVARTYRVVPEPARASVGNFFSNVATPVRLANCLLQFRFIDAGREVGRFAVNTTWGIGGLFDPARQRLGWQKKDEDLGQTLGYFGIPAGPYLVLPVFGPSNPRDAVGRFGDGYLDPWPYVLDETWEVVAVKTYERINWLSLDRDTYEAIKREQLDPYVYIREAYTQRREALILE; the protein is encoded by the coding sequence ATGCGTATTTCCGTTCTGATCCTGAGTCTTCTGATGGCTCTGTTTACAACCTCGCCTCTCGGCGCTCAGGAACTGGTTGATCCTACCGCAGCGCGCACGCTGCCTGCGGATGAGGATGGTTTCGACGAGATTTTCCTTGTAACGCCTGATCCCCTTGAGCCCTTCAACCGGGCCATGTTCTGGGTCAACGATAAACTTTATTTCTATTTGCTCAAGCCTGTAGCCCGCACCTATCGCGTGGTGCCGGAACCGGCACGGGCTTCCGTGGGTAATTTTTTTTCCAACGTCGCAACTCCGGTGCGCCTGGCCAACTGTCTGCTGCAATTTCGCTTCATCGACGCCGGACGGGAAGTCGGGCGTTTCGCCGTCAACACCACTTGGGGTATCGGCGGCCTCTTCGACCCGGCACGCCAGCGTCTCGGTTGGCAGAAAAAGGATGAGGACCTGGGCCAGACCCTAGGCTATTTTGGCATCCCCGCCGGACCTTATCTGGTGCTGCCGGTTTTCGGGCCGTCCAATCCGCGCGATGCCGTCGGGCGGTTCGGCGATGGCTATCTCGACCCCTGGCCCTATGTCCTCGACGAGACCTGGGAAGTTGTGGCCGTCAAGACCTATGAACGCATCAACTGGCTGTCCCTGGACCGCGATACCTACGAAGCCATCAAGCGCGAACAACTCGATCCCTATGTGTATATCCGTGAGGCTTACACCCAGCGCCGCGAGGCGCTGATACTGGAGTGA
- a CDS encoding phage tail sheath C-terminal domain-containing protein — MTEMILPGVYTEVRPEGLITPGRVTVGNLGVVGTANKGPVGSPVLLGSYAEARQTFGPYDPWIDGANDELTLVRALEQAFAHGATTVFAVRVASAAAAQATYTLASAGGPNVRLNAKTAGTWGNDLKVNVWDADENAFIENEEHSGGGAISLGRIPVVKSARNRLRLFTDADGLTRSLKILYDDDPGPPGPGEVQIDRATGDLTLGGPAPGAADRLTASYLVDKASAVKVSLTLGDLKETYITVDGNDLAADVNRLSAWVAAEALANASETPALSSAVDAFSAFGTGANTAGNNGESGANFQSGLDVLLNEDAHIIVAAGQDHGFADELDAHCQNASSDAIRKDRIAVVGSGVGADLDAIRGHNVASDRVIFVAPGIKVTDTAATPPVEATLPGAYAAAAVAGLLASFSAHISLTNKTVRVGGLERKFTAAELTQLVQARVLTLEQRQGLRIVKAITTSTNTAWHQITTRRIVDYAKFGVRSAANPYIGLLNNERVRGAMRTTINSFLTEMVNDEMLISYELEVSATREEERQGIARVTLVLRPTFSIDFIKVTMFLE; from the coding sequence ATGACAGAGATGATCTTGCCGGGTGTTTACACTGAGGTCCGGCCCGAAGGGCTTATCACCCCCGGCCGGGTAACGGTCGGTAACCTGGGGGTCGTGGGCACCGCAAACAAGGGGCCGGTGGGTTCACCGGTGCTGCTCGGCAGCTATGCCGAAGCGCGACAGACATTCGGTCCCTACGATCCCTGGATCGATGGCGCCAACGACGAGTTGACCCTCGTCCGCGCCCTGGAACAGGCCTTCGCCCACGGCGCCACCACCGTCTTTGCCGTGCGTGTGGCCTCGGCGGCCGCAGCCCAAGCCACCTACACCCTGGCTTCAGCAGGCGGGCCCAACGTGCGCTTGAACGCCAAGACTGCGGGCACCTGGGGCAACGACCTGAAAGTCAATGTCTGGGATGCCGACGAAAATGCCTTTATCGAAAATGAGGAGCACAGCGGCGGCGGCGCCATCAGCCTCGGACGCATCCCGGTGGTGAAAAGCGCGCGCAACCGCCTGCGCCTGTTTACCGATGCCGACGGTCTGACCCGTTCGCTGAAGATTCTCTACGATGATGATCCGGGCCCACCGGGCCCCGGCGAGGTGCAGATCGATCGCGCCACAGGCGACCTCACCCTGGGGGGACCGGCGCCGGGGGCAGCTGATCGGCTCACGGCCTCATACCTCGTAGACAAAGCCAGCGCGGTCAAAGTCAGCCTGACCCTGGGTGATCTCAAGGAAACCTATATCACCGTCGACGGCAATGATTTAGCTGCCGACGTCAACCGCCTCTCTGCCTGGGTTGCCGCAGAAGCCTTGGCCAATGCGTCTGAAACACCCGCCCTGAGCAGCGCCGTCGACGCCTTTTCCGCTTTCGGCACCGGCGCCAATACGGCCGGCAACAACGGAGAATCGGGAGCTAATTTCCAGAGCGGCCTGGACGTGCTGCTTAACGAGGACGCGCACATCATTGTCGCCGCCGGACAGGACCACGGTTTTGCCGATGAACTTGACGCCCACTGCCAGAATGCCTCCTCGGATGCCATCCGTAAGGATCGCATTGCCGTGGTCGGCAGCGGTGTCGGCGCCGATCTCGACGCCATCCGCGGTCACAACGTCGCCAGCGACCGCGTCATTTTTGTCGCCCCCGGTATCAAGGTCACAGACACCGCCGCCACACCACCCGTCGAGGCAACCCTGCCCGGCGCCTATGCGGCCGCTGCCGTGGCCGGCCTGCTGGCGAGCTTTTCGGCACACATCAGTCTGACCAACAAAACCGTGCGCGTGGGCGGCCTGGAGCGCAAATTCACCGCGGCCGAACTTACCCAACTGGTACAGGCCCGCGTACTTACACTCGAACAACGCCAGGGTTTGCGCATCGTCAAAGCCATCACAACCAGCACCAACACGGCCTGGCACCAGATCACCACACGCCGCATCGTCGATTATGCCAAGTTCGGTGTGCGCTCCGCCGCCAATCCCTATATCGGCCTGCTCAACAACGAGCGGGTGCGCGGCGCCATGCGCACCACCATCAACAGTTTCCTCACCGAGATGGTCAACGACGAAATGCTCATCAGCTACGAGCTCGAGGTCAGCGCCACGCGCGAGGAAGAACGCCAGGGCATAGCGCGCGTCACCCTGGTGCTGCGGCCGACCTTCAGCATCGACTTCATTAAAGTCACCATGTTTCTGGAATAG
- a CDS encoding protein-arginine deiminase family protein — MSLRPMLDDIELQQVQFIDSDQEQILVGHAVPALEGDFWQGLGRRAGGINLAGVLTGAEAGEGLSILRDKFHAAAPVSFVADIAEAVRVDQMLIESMEVREIAGRPLRFEYAFRLREYTPPPPPRREIPPPPPPPPPRPDVGILEVEVLVEGQPEFDHGATTVSVEGEEEDGSPLSRTLNNRNGNVWREEDFPPGAYTCRAVVAGPPALTGSVSATVRPAELTRVTIVLQPGQVLAKSFILHHHFDSAFIEPCMRAVLRQVAEYAAEHPDEKLLIVGHTDESGSVAYNQALSERRARATFAYLTYGRDPAAAQAEWNELRRPRPSGVIRTVRDTWGTREYQYILQDLGYYSGNIDGVHGGQTDQAVRTFQGEKGLGVDGVVGDATWAVLIEDYLRQGNLGVGEQHFFANAENGCDGGIVKWLGCSERMPVNSTPRGQCAEPGWRPNRRTECLFVRAERLPCPVPRPATWDLPGPGVPPAWCLGPTSGGSPCCFATFDPEEGDKWLIQPAEPETVVVRGSLRFADGTPLANARFLLIDPDGEFLTGEKTCTAPKGTGIPGRTDAQGAFAFTNQPRRVGVYTLEVLEPVVVRPADDPGVEAKGNVVCKRLDGSADFDVLVCSAPATDFTLQVEGAIEVGGTGSGTFLATLAPGEEVLITAITPPGTCAAPRSITWSGGEEVPERGLQRRVSRDTITQVGITANLASAGVTRTAEIFVVRLTLDVDADRDGTVEEGAEDKNLWEFGAGRKGAIILVNCDNDNRPAGNTEIDNTNQVVDSAADLPDLAVLAVRRSGALPPGVTLTLASPQRNHIRIFDARDATATPIIGPHPAAGEATISANTGADIELGIEALRYPNPSFNGEVQLHLTLKDGATEVARDEAVVRVAPWVMPTHLEPTEELYVVETGDNAGFVSEIAAIATARGIPLHRTSNVDRWIQDTMEVGYTQMPGQTFHVVLKAMRRRELQFFARDELLGPDYGYVEVSSPTPPNTFDAHGNLEVSPPVRVSGNNYRLGRIYFGSGRPSSPFNAEFRRFLEEQKVQKPFPIDTAWLTVGHVDEVVSFIPSTTGSQGFHMLISDTGAAISLLRNLRDAGHGNLTLFTAKAKEISINNLLTELARSGAGELGWANTFCQARLDGIRTTMETELGLTAADIVRIPALFEENPRSPRTVDASLAPVFDAYVPSMVNLLVITAAAVADTHLVMAKPFGPVQASSGDQLEHEVKNRLAPVGYNAGQIHFVDNFETYHLLLGEVHCGTNSKRSPQPTPWWEQTDF, encoded by the coding sequence ATGTCTCTACGCCCCATGCTCGACGATATCGAACTGCAGCAGGTGCAGTTCATCGACAGCGACCAGGAGCAGATCCTGGTGGGGCATGCCGTGCCTGCGCTTGAAGGCGATTTCTGGCAGGGGCTGGGACGACGCGCGGGCGGAATCAATCTCGCGGGGGTGCTGACCGGCGCCGAGGCCGGTGAAGGGCTGAGCATCCTGCGTGATAAATTTCATGCCGCCGCACCCGTTTCTTTTGTCGCCGACATCGCCGAGGCGGTGCGCGTTGATCAGATGCTGATTGAATCCATGGAGGTGCGCGAGATCGCCGGGCGGCCCTTGCGTTTCGAATACGCCTTTCGCCTGCGGGAATACACCCCGCCCCCGCCGCCGCGCCGTGAGATTCCCCCCCCGCCGCCACCGCCGCCGCCACGGCCCGATGTCGGCATTCTTGAAGTTGAAGTCCTCGTCGAAGGGCAGCCCGAGTTCGACCATGGCGCGACAACGGTGAGCGTCGAAGGCGAGGAAGAGGACGGTAGCCCCCTGTCGCGCACACTGAACAATCGCAACGGCAACGTCTGGCGCGAGGAGGACTTTCCCCCCGGCGCCTACACCTGCCGCGCAGTGGTGGCGGGACCTCCCGCCCTGACTGGTTCTGTTTCGGCAACCGTACGCCCCGCCGAACTGACCCGGGTCACCATCGTGCTGCAACCCGGCCAGGTTCTGGCCAAGTCTTTTATCCTTCATCATCACTTCGACAGCGCCTTTATCGAACCCTGCATGCGCGCAGTCTTGCGCCAAGTGGCTGAATATGCGGCCGAACACCCCGATGAAAAACTGCTGATCGTCGGCCACACCGACGAGTCGGGCAGCGTCGCCTACAACCAGGCACTCTCCGAACGCCGGGCGCGCGCGACCTTCGCCTATCTCACCTACGGCCGCGACCCCGCCGCGGCGCAGGCCGAATGGAACGAATTGCGCCGCCCGCGCCCCAGCGGGGTGATCCGCACGGTGCGCGACACCTGGGGAACACGCGAATACCAGTACATATTGCAGGATCTCGGTTATTACTCGGGTAATATCGACGGCGTTCACGGCGGACAGACCGATCAGGCGGTGCGGACCTTTCAGGGCGAAAAAGGGCTCGGCGTCGACGGCGTGGTAGGCGACGCCACTTGGGCGGTACTCATCGAGGACTATCTGCGGCAAGGCAATCTGGGGGTCGGCGAACAGCATTTTTTTGCCAATGCCGAAAACGGCTGCGATGGCGGCATCGTCAAATGGCTGGGTTGCAGCGAGCGCATGCCGGTCAATTCAACCCCGCGCGGACAGTGTGCCGAGCCGGGCTGGCGGCCCAACCGGCGTACCGAATGCTTATTCGTGCGCGCAGAACGGCTGCCCTGCCCGGTTCCCCGACCCGCCACCTGGGACCTCCCCGGTCCCGGGGTACCTCCGGCTTGGTGCCTGGGGCCGACAAGCGGCGGCAGTCCCTGCTGCTTTGCGACCTTCGATCCGGAGGAAGGGGACAAGTGGCTGATTCAGCCGGCCGAGCCGGAGACAGTGGTGGTGCGCGGTTCGCTGCGCTTCGCGGACGGCACGCCCCTGGCCAATGCCCGCTTTCTCCTCATCGATCCGGACGGTGAGTTTCTCACCGGCGAGAAAACCTGCACGGCACCCAAGGGCACGGGAATACCGGGACGCACCGATGCCCAGGGAGCCTTCGCCTTCACCAACCAACCGCGACGGGTGGGCGTCTACACTCTGGAGGTGCTGGAACCCGTGGTGGTGCGTCCGGCCGACGATCCCGGCGTGGAAGCCAAAGGCAATGTGGTATGCAAGCGCCTCGATGGATCAGCGGATTTCGATGTGCTGGTATGCAGCGCCCCCGCCACCGATTTTACCCTACAGGTCGAGGGAGCCATCGAGGTGGGCGGCACAGGCAGCGGGACCTTTCTGGCGACCCTAGCACCCGGTGAAGAGGTGCTCATCACCGCAATAACCCCACCCGGCACCTGCGCGGCGCCGCGCAGCATCACCTGGAGCGGCGGCGAAGAAGTTCCCGAACGCGGCCTGCAGCGCCGCGTGTCGCGCGACACCATCACCCAGGTCGGTATTACCGCCAACCTGGCTTCCGCGGGAGTGACCCGCACGGCCGAAATTTTCGTCGTGCGCTTGACGCTTGATGTCGATGCCGATCGTGACGGCACCGTGGAGGAGGGTGCCGAGGACAAAAATCTGTGGGAATTCGGCGCGGGCCGCAAGGGGGCGATCATCTTGGTCAATTGCGATAACGACAACCGCCCCGCCGGGAATACAGAAATCGACAACACCAACCAGGTTGTCGACAGCGCGGCGGACCTTCCCGACCTGGCCGTGCTGGCGGTGCGCCGCAGCGGAGCGCTGCCCCCAGGCGTCACCCTCACCCTCGCCAGCCCCCAGCGCAACCATATCCGCATTTTCGACGCACGCGACGCAACCGCGACGCCCATCATCGGGCCACACCCCGCGGCGGGCGAAGCGACCATTTCGGCAAACACCGGCGCCGACATCGAACTGGGAATCGAGGCCCTGCGTTATCCGAACCCAAGCTTCAATGGCGAAGTACAGCTTCACCTGACTCTCAAGGACGGCGCCACGGAAGTGGCCCGGGACGAGGCGGTTGTACGGGTCGCCCCATGGGTCATGCCCACGCACCTGGAGCCGACCGAAGAACTCTACGTTGTCGAAACCGGGGACAACGCCGGCTTCGTCAGCGAAATTGCCGCCATCGCCACCGCCCGAGGCATCCCTTTGCATCGCACCAGCAACGTCGACCGCTGGATACAAGACACCATGGAGGTCGGCTACACACAGATGCCGGGACAGACTTTTCATGTGGTGCTCAAGGCGATGCGGCGCCGCGAATTGCAATTTTTCGCCCGCGATGAGCTGCTCGGCCCCGACTATGGCTACGTGGAGGTTTCTTCGCCGACCCCGCCCAACACCTTTGACGCCCACGGCAATCTTGAAGTTTCGCCGCCGGTGCGCGTGAGCGGCAACAACTATCGTTTAGGCCGCATCTATTTCGGCAGCGGCCGGCCGAGCAGCCCTTTCAATGCAGAATTTCGCCGTTTTCTCGAAGAGCAAAAGGTGCAGAAACCCTTCCCCATCGACACCGCCTGGCTCACGGTGGGCCACGTCGACGAAGTTGTCAGCTTTATACCGAGCACTACCGGCAGTCAGGGATTTCACATGCTCATCTCGGACACCGGAGCAGCCATCAGCCTGCTGAGAAACCTGCGCGATGCCGGTCACGGCAATCTCACCCTGTTCACCGCAAAAGCCAAGGAGATCTCCATCAACAATCTCCTTACCGAGCTCGCGCGAAGCGGCGCGGGCGAACTGGGCTGGGCCAACACGTTTTGCCAGGCGCGCCTTGACGGCATTCGCACAACCATGGAGACCGAATTGGGGCTCACCGCCGCAGACATCGTGCGCATCCCAGCGTTATTTGAAGAAAATCCGCGCTCGCCGCGCACTGTTGATGCCTCCTTGGCGCCCGTATTCGATGCCTATGTTCCAAGCATGGTCAATTTGCTGGTCATCACTGCCGCCGCAGTTGCGGACACGCATCTGGTGATGGCCAAGCCTTTCGGACCGGTGCAGGCAAGCTCCGGCGACCAATTGGAGCACGAAGTGAAAAACCGCCTCGCTCCCGTGGGTTATAACGCCGGCCAGATTCACTTCGTTGACAACTTTGAAACCTACCACCTGCTCTTGGGCGAGGTCCACTGCGGCACCAACTCGAAGCGCAGTCCGCAACCCACGCCCTGGTGGGAGCAGACTGATTTTTAA
- a CDS encoding DNA circularization N-terminal domain-containing protein — translation MALRPMLDDIELQQVQIIAGDQGQALAQHRVPGLEGDFFQRMGRRASSFQLCAVLSGAQAQENLETLNDKFRAAAPVSFVADITDAVQVDEVLIDALHVRDLAGKPQRYEVLLRLREYLETQPPTTAEETFTDPAAAQATQDEAQAAGEERAEQVVTQIAAGQGDLRVEVRLEGGGDFSQLAVLVEGTSDSGEEVHFTIEEQNEGVYVRQNVPAGNYRVQAFRR, via the coding sequence ATGGCCCTTCGGCCCATGCTCGACGACATCGAATTGCAGCAGGTGCAGATCATCGCCGGCGACCAAGGACAGGCCCTGGCACAACACCGGGTGCCGGGACTTGAAGGTGATTTTTTTCAGCGAATGGGGCGCCGCGCGAGCAGTTTTCAGTTGTGTGCGGTCCTGAGCGGCGCCCAGGCACAGGAAAATCTCGAGACCCTGAACGATAAATTCCGCGCCGCCGCGCCGGTGTCCTTTGTCGCCGACATCACCGACGCCGTGCAGGTCGATGAGGTGCTGATCGATGCGCTGCATGTCCGGGACCTCGCCGGCAAGCCCCAGCGTTACGAAGTCCTTTTGCGACTACGCGAGTATCTGGAAACCCAGCCACCCACCACGGCGGAGGAAACCTTTACCGACCCGGCGGCTGCGCAAGCCACTCAGGACGAAGCGCAAGCCGCAGGCGAGGAACGCGCAGAGCAGGTTGTCACGCAGATTGCCGCCGGGCAGGGCGATCTGCGCGTCGAGGTGAGGCTGGAAGGGGGTGGCGATTTCTCCCAACTGGCGGTGCTGGTCGAGGGCACCAGCGATTCGGGTGAAGAGGTGCACTTCACCATTGAGGAACAGAACGAGGGTGTGTACGTCCGGCAGAATGTTCCCGCCGGTAATTACAGGGTGCAGGCATTCAGGAGATAG